The sequence below is a genomic window from Pleurocapsa sp. PCC 7327.
CCTAACATTTTCCATTCTTCCACCGTTTTACCTTTGCCAATACCATAGGTAGATAAAAGGTGATGTCCGTATTCTTCAATTTTTCTTTTGCTCGATCCTCGCAATACATCAATAATATGCATCATGCCGAATCTTTCTTGAGTGCGTGCCACGCAAGAAAGAAATTTTTGCGCTTCAATCGTCCAATCTTCTATAGGTTTCGGATTTCGACAATTATCGCAGCTAGCACAATTTCCCGGAAATCTTTCGCCAAAATAGCGTAAAATAATTGTGCGGCGACATTCAGTTCCTTCTGCATAATTAATGACTTGACGTAATTGTTGGCGAGCAATTCTTTGCTCTTGAGGATCGCTTTTTTGGTCGATAATATATTCAATTCGTTTGAAATCGCCTAGACTCAAAAATAGCGTGCAATTAGCGGGTTCTCCATCTCTTCCTGCTCGTCCCGATTCTTGATAATAACTCTCTAGATTGCGGGGTAAATCGTAGTGAATGACAAAGCGAACGTCGGGTTTATCGATTCCCATGCCAAAGGCAATAGTTGCGACGATAACTTTTACGTCATCTCGGATAAATCGAGTTTGATTTAAGGTTCTCGCTTCATCGGTTATTCCGGCATGGTAGGGAACGGTTGATATGCCATCTTTTTGCAAGCGAAACGCAATTTCATCGACGTTGCGACGACTGAGACAATAGACGATTCCCGACCCTTGTTGCGTGCGAATAAGTTTTAATAATTGATTATAGCTACGGCGTTCTTTGGGTTGGACTTCGTAATAAATATTGGGACGATTAAAACTAGCCAGATGAATTCCGGGCTGCCGCAGTCCTAATTGTTGAATAATATCTTCTTGTACTCGTTTGGTTGCGGTTGCGGTCAAGGCAAACATCGGAACGTGAGGATATCTTTGGCGCAGTTGAATCAATTGTCGATACTCTGGGCGAAAATCGTGTCCCCATTCCGAAACGCAATGGGCTTCATCGATCGCAAAAGCAGTAATACTAATTTTTGTGGCTGCCAAGTCGAGAAAGTTACGAAATCTTTCGCTCAATAGTCTTTCCGGTGCAACGTAGAGTAATTTAATCTTACCGTCGAGAATGGCAGTTTCTCGCGATCGCACTTCTGGAAACGTAAGACTGCTATTGAGAAACGTTGCCCCAATGCCGTTGTCCTGTAAGGCATCTACCCGATCTTGCATCAGCGCAATCAGAGGCGACACGACTACGGTGAGTCCGGGTTTCAGTAAGGCAGGCAATTGAAAACAAAGCGATTTTCCACCACCTGTGGGCATAATGACCAGCAAATCGCGATTTTGTAGCGCTTCTTCAACGATTTTTCGCTGCCCCGGACGAAAATGTTCGTAACCGAAAAAATGCTTCAAGGCGGCTTCTAGGGAAGGAAACTGTGACATGAAAGAGGTTTGAGGCGCTGACAACGAAATTATTGTAAAACTCTAAATGAGTGAATTGGCAACGGCGATCGCCCAGAAATACCAAAAACATCTGTATGAGGTGGCACAGTTAGCTTCACACAAATCCAATTGAGCAGTAAGGATGAAGTTCCTAATATGGACGCAGAGTGCTATTGTGACAACCTCATAACGAGTCATTAGCGTCGGTAACAAAAAAACTGTTAACAGACAAAGCCAACGCAGTTCTGGTTACCTAAAAGCGAGAGAACATCGGAACTGTTAAAGCAAGGGAAGTAAAGAAGGCGATATAATAAATGGGGAAAATTATATCTACATAGAGATTTCTTCTTTTCCTTAGAATAGAATAGAATTGAACTTGTTGGATCTCCTCAAAACAATTCGAGAAATTATTGCCCGTTGGTGGTCGGAGTTTACGCTTCAAACCAAGTTAATGGCGGCTGCAACATTAGTTGTATCCTTGCTCATGAGCGGTCTGACTTTTTGGGCAGTCAATACCATTCAGCAAGATGCCCGCCTAAACGATACCCGCTTCGGTCGAGATTTGGGACTCCTGCTAGCTGCTAATGTTGTTCCTTCGATCGCTGAAGACAATTTGACAGAAGTAGCACGCTTCTCCAGTCGTTTTTATCAGAGTACTTCCAGCGTGCGCTACATGATTTACGCCGACCGGGAAGGCAAGATTTTTTTTGGCATTCCCTACTCGGAAGCTGAAGTAAAAAACTCGCTGACTATCGAACGTCGCATACAGCTACCAGAAGATTACGCTGACAGTACCGAACTGCCAATGGTGCGCCAGCATATTACGCCAGATGGAGAAGTGACTGACGTATTCGTCCCCCTCAGACACGAAGGGAAATATCTAGGCGTGCTGGCGATCGGCATAAATCCCAATCCGACAGTTGTTGCTTCCTCTAACATAACCAGAGATGTTACAATCGCCGTTTTTATTTCCATTTGGGCAATGGTTATCTTAGGGGCTGTTTTTAACGCCCTCGCCATTACCAAACCCATTAAAGAGTTATTGGTAGGCGTGAAAAATATCGCAGCTGGAAACTTTAAACAGAGAATCGATCTGCCCTTTGGCGGCGAACTGGGCGAGTTAATTTTCAGCTTCAACGAGATGGCAGAACGGCTAGAACGCTATGAAGAGCAAAATATCGAAGAACTCACGGCGGAGAAAGCCAAGTTAGAAACGCTAGTGTCCACCATTGCCGATGGCGCGATTTTGCTCGATCCCAACTTGCAATTACTATTAGTCAATCCCACAGCAAGGCGAATGTTGGGTTGGGAAGGGCGAGACGCGATCGGGGCTAACGTTCTCGACCTTTTTCCCTCAGAGTTGAAGGAACAACTGAGCGAACCACTCCACCAACTCGCTTCCGGTCACGTCCTTAAATCGGAAAATGCCGAGTTAGCAAATGACCTGCCGCCAGCCGAAAATTTCGATCGCCTGTCTCTAGGTGATAGCAGCACCTCTCCAGAAGAATTTCGCTTGACTATAGCGCAACCTACTCGACGGACTGTTCGCATCTTCTTAACGCAAGTTCTCGATCGCCATAGCGAGGCGATTAAAGGAATTGCCATGACATTACAGGATGTAACTCGCGAGGCGCAATTAAATGAAGCCAAAAGTCAATTCATCAGCAATGTCTCTCACGAATTGAGAACGCCTCTGTTTAATATCAAATCATTTATTGAAACCCTTTGCGAATTTGGAAACGATTTAACGGAAAACGAACGTCGAGAGTTTTTAGAAACAGCTAATCACGAAACCGATCGCCTGACTCGATTGGTCAATGACGTACTCGATTTATCTCGTCTAGAATCTTCAAAAACCTATCATCTCGATGCTGTCGATATCGCTCAAATCATCGAACAAACGCTGCGAACCTATCAACTCAATGCCAAGGATAAAGGACTAGAAATCATCCAAGAGGTCGAGCCAAATTTACCACCTGTTTTGGGTCATTACGATTTATTACTGCAAGTAATAACCAACTTAGTTGGCAATTCTCTCAAGTTTACGGAAGCGGGGGGCAAGATTAGCATTCGTGCCTACAAGTTCGATCGCGCAGATCGCAAGTCTCAAGTCAGAGTAGAAGTATCGGATACAGGGATTGGGATCGACCCCGAAGATCGAGAAGCGATTTTTGAACGTTTCTTCCGCGTTGAAAATCGGGTTCATACCCTAGAGGGAACGGGACTTGGACTGTCAATCGTTAAAAATATTATCGAGAAGCACCATAGCAAAGTGCATTTAATTAGCGAGGTGGGAGTAGGAACGACTTTCTGGTTCGATTTATGCATCTATCAAGAACCCGAACAAGCATAGTTTTGAGCTAAATCGGGATGACTGGAGACTGGATATTAGTATTCGCCTTCATAAATCCATTCCAAGTGCAAGTATTCTTTCAGTAAAGAGAGCAACTGCTGTTGGTCTATAGGTTTTGACAAGAAAGCATTACAGCCAGCACGCAAACAAGTTTCCTCCATCATTTCGATTAGACTGGCTGAAATCGCGATAATTGGCACGTCTTTAATTTCAGGAATTTCTCGAATTTCTCTCGTCATCGTCAAGCCAGTCTTAACGCTCATCATGATATCGGTCAAGATGAGATTGGGTTTAAGTTGACGGGCAATGGTCAATCCTTGCTCGCCATTTTTTGCCATCATTACCTCAAACCCCAAGGGTTTGAGCAAACTGAGCAGAAGCGAACGATTTTCTTGTCGGTCGCCTACCACAAGAATTCTGCGCGGTTTTCCTTGATAACCTTTAATCCGTCCCTTCGGTTGGGTTTCCAAAGCTATCTCGACGACGGGTAAGGCGAGATCGAACCAAAAAGTCGAACCTTGCTGTAGTTGGCTTGATACTTGTAGTTGGCTGCCCATCAATTCCAACAGTTGTTTGCTAATTGCTAAGCCCAAACCCGTACCGCCTCTCTTGCGATCGCGATCGCCAACTTGTTCAAAGGGTTGAAAAATTGTCTCTAAATGCGATGGGCTAATTCCCACTCCCGTATCGACGACTTCAAAGCGAATTTGTTTATGAGGGATGAAATTCGATCTATAGTTCGTGCCGATTTCGCTAACTTTGAGGAGTATTTGTCCTTTGTCGGTAAACTTGACGGCATTGCCGAGCAAATTAATTAATACCTGTCTGAGTCGCTTTTCATCGGCTCTTACGCCAGTGGGGATGTCGCCCGTCATCTGGCACTGAAACAGCAGTTTCTTTTCTTGCGCCCGCATCTCAAAGATGCCACAGATTTCTTCTAAAAAACTAGGAAGATGAAAATCAGTAGGTTCGAGTTCGAGCTTGCTAGCTTCTGCCTTAGAAAAATCTAGAATGTCGCTAATTAGCGTTAATAAATAGGTTCCGCTGCGCTGAATAATTTTGGCTCTTTTGGCTTGTTGGGGAGATAGAGCGCGATCGTTCATCAAGATATTGGCATAACCAATGACGCTATTGAGAGGAGTGCGCAGTTCGTGGCTTATATTTGCCAAAAACTCACCTTTGGCGCGATTAGCTACTTCTGCGGCTTGTTTGGCGGTAGCGCTTTCTGAAGCTGCTTTCATCGCTGCTTGCACGGCTTTTTTGAATTGAGCGGTTCTCTGTTCGACGCGGGTTTCTAGTTCTGCGTTGGTCTTTTGAAGCGCGACAAAAGAGTCTCGAAGTTGCTTAGCCATTTGGTTGAAAGAGCGAGCCAGAATTCTCAGTTCGCTTACCCCTTCGACCTTAACTTGTCGATCTAGTTGACCGCTCGCAATGGCTTGGGATGCTTGGCTCAATCGCAGAAGCGGTCGGCTAATCCAACGAGACGTATAGATCCCCAAGACAGTTGCTATTGCTAGAGCACCCAAGCATAACAAAATCGTAGTTCGAGTATTAGCATTAATTTGTGCCATGAAATCCGATTCTGGCACCGCGATCGCTACTAACCAGTCTAGACCTAACTCATCTCGCCAAGGGGTGACTCGGACAAACTGGCGTTTGCCATCGAGCATAAACTCAAGCTGTTGACTATTTTGAATTTCATTAAAGCTGCCGAAATGTTTTCTTAAATAGTCGGCTGTGGCTCGAATTAAAGGATCTTTACTTTCTAGAACATTCAGTCTTTGTGCCTTACCGTTCACCATTTTGTAAGGTTTTTCAGGACTCGAACTGGCTAACACTAGCCCGTTGCGCTCTAAGATAAAGATTTTGGCTGACGGAGTGACTGCTAAATTGCGCAAGAAATCGCCAATCCCTGTAAGCCGGAAATCAACGCTCAAGACCCCTTTTAGTTTTTTAGCGTAGTCGTAAATCGGATAGCTAACCGAGATCGACAAAATATCTGGAACGTCACTCCAGGGAAAAACTTGACTCCATATCGGTTTGCCTGCCCGAACCGTGTCCGTATACCAAGATTCTGTTAAAGGTTTGTAATCAGAGGTAAAGACTACTTCGGTGCGATTTCCTTGACTATCGGTTGCGTAGGTATAGTTTTTCCATTTGGTATCGGCGGAAACTTCATCGATGGTAACACCCTTACCTTCCATCCAGCGTCCCGCGCCTGTATATTCGCCCGTCGTCAGTACGTAACTGATGTAACCCACATCTTCAAATGCTTGCATTTGTTTCCAAAAGTAATGCCCGGTTTTTTTGATGTCTCCTAGATTGAGCAGACCCAACCTTACGGCATCCACATTGATTTGATTGATTGCTCGCGGGGTTTTTAAATAACTATCGAGGTGCTGGTCGATCCGCGAGCTAATTTCTCTCTGTAGCTGACTAGCAAGGTCATTGACAGCCTTTTGTCCGTTTTGTAGGGATAGATATCCTGTCAATCCTACAGCGGCGAAGATTTGTAAAACAAAGGGCACTAGAAGCAAAAGACGTAACGGGATTTTTTCAAGACTTTTGGCAATCTGCTTGCTCATTGCGGGCAATGTTCAAAATGGCGGAAAAACTTGGAGAAGTAAAAAATTAAATAGATGTTTTTTTCAGTTATCTAATATCCTTCCAATTGTTCTTTGTTTTTAAGCAAATTTAATTTGCAAATAGCAAAGATGGGTTAATAGTTTTGGAAGAGATCGTAGAATTCTTAGAGTTTATCAATTATATTCTCACGATCGCGGACTTCGATTGAGTTAAAGATTACAAAAAATGACTTTTTTGCTTATCTAGTTGCAGTGTTGCGATCGCTTTTGCTTGCAAGCTTATAAGATCGTTGCCTTAAATTTGCGAACGTCGAAGAAACTCCGCCGTTCCACGACGGAGCTTTCTTCAACTTGTCAATTTTTATTGTTTAAGATAACGGGAAAAGTTTTTGTACTTTAAAACGGTGGAGCGGCACCTAACAGCCCTAGCACTCCCAACAGCATACCAATGCGCTCCCAGAAGACAAATCTTTCGTAAGTTCGCTCGCTAGGTTGCTGTTGATAGGGAAACAATGTGGTTCCAAAGATCAGCAGCATAACTGAGGAGAATGCTGCAAATAATAGAGGATGCGCCATCGGTAGACCGATGAGAGCGACCGGAATTGATGCACTCAACACGCCAATCAAACCCCAAGCGATTGAGAAAGCCGTTTGCTCTCCCCACCGATTGGCAACTGTAATAATCCCATAATCGCGATCGCCTTTTGCATCGTGTACGTCCCAAATAAGTTCCCTAGCCAAGGCATAGCAGAAGAGAAACCCTAATGGGTAAGACATCGCGAACGGCTTTCCAGCTACCAAACTGCCCAGCAAAATTAGAAAGGCAATGATGGTTGCAACGAGTACATTGCCAAGAATACCGCTGTAGGTCAGCAAATGAGAGTAATTCCAAAGTAAAATGATACTGACAGCGACCAGGATAAAGGAATAAAGCCCCAAAGGAATAGCAGCTATCAGAGCGCAAGTAAATAGAACAACAGCAGCCCACCATGCTTGCTCGATTGAAAGGCGACCGGATGGAAGCGGTCTGTTAGGATGATTGATTCGATCTTTATTTAGATCCCAATAGTCGTTAATCGCGCAGGCGGCAGCAGTCATACAGAATAAAACACCTGCCGTTAGTAGGTATAGCTGGAGTGGAAGCGCTGAATTTAGGGCATAAGTCGTGGCACAGCCTGCTAGGGCAGCAACGACACTGACTGGGAGCCGGAAAAGTTCGGCAAACGCACAAAATTGACTTGTCCCGCTAATAGAATCGGAAGACGAAGGAGTATTCAGCATAATTTACCTTCTCAAATAACTATGAGGCAGAAGCCTTAGAGCGGGATTTTGAGGGAAATTTCACGCTTGCAGTTCTAGTCGCTACGGTTACGGTTGATGCTAAGTAGGCACAATATTATTATGAGTGAAGCTATCTAAAATCTCGCTCGCTGGACGAGTGGTGAGTGCATCGACCACGAATGAGAATTTAACGACTGAATCGAACGATAGCCGCTAGCCTTTTAAAAAGGCTATCTCGCGTTTCGCGTAGAAGCAACTCAACCTATATTCATTGTAGCGATCCTAGATAAACTATTGATTAGATTCTATATTTCTGATTCCCATTTCTCGCAATCCTTGGCGGAGTCTTGCTGCTTCTTGAGGATTTTGAGATTCGTGAAGGGAAATTGCTTTTTTAAAAGCTTCCATACTTTCCGAGAAATTACCAACTTTTAGAAGAGCGATCCCTAAATTTTGATAGGCAAAGGCATAATTTGGATTGAGTTTAATCGCGCTTTGATATGCTGCGATCGCTTCTGGAAACTGCCCCATTGCTTTGAGAGTCGTGCCGAGATTATAATAACCCAATGCAAAGTTAGGATCGATTTTAACAACAATTTCGTAGGCTTTTTGGGCGTTTTGTAAATCTCCGACTTCTTTCAATAAACTGCCAAAATTATTGTAAGCACCTATTTTTAGTATTGGTAAAATCGGCTGCTCTATTGCTTTTTGATAATGCTTGGCTGCTTGCTTTAGTTGTTTTTTTTGGCGGGCGTAAGCATTGCCGAGATGATAATGTAATTCAAATAAAATATGTGCGTCTGCTTGGTTTGATTTTAATCCTTGTTTGAGTAATTTAATGCCTTCTTTTTCTTTTCCAATTTGTAAATAAAGTCCGCCTAATTTATTACAAATATAGGGATCGTTGGGATAGACGGCAAAAAATTCTTCCATTAACTTTCTAGCTCGATTATATTTATCCAAAGACGCGATCGCCTCTGGCGTATAACCATAATGAACGATCGCAACTGAGGTTAAATCGATAACTTTCCAGTGAGGTTCTTTTTTGAGTAATTGAGCAACGCTATCGTCAACGATTGAATGATAGGGACGAGTAAATTTAACTTCTGGATGATTGCGAAATAGGCGCGAAACCAAAGAATAAGGAGATTGAGCGGCAC
It includes:
- the nblS gene encoding two-component system sensor histidine kinase NblS: MAAATLVVSLLMSGLTFWAVNTIQQDARLNDTRFGRDLGLLLAANVVPSIAEDNLTEVARFSSRFYQSTSSVRYMIYADREGKIFFGIPYSEAEVKNSLTIERRIQLPEDYADSTELPMVRQHITPDGEVTDVFVPLRHEGKYLGVLAIGINPNPTVVASSNITRDVTIAVFISIWAMVILGAVFNALAITKPIKELLVGVKNIAAGNFKQRIDLPFGGELGELIFSFNEMAERLERYEEQNIEELTAEKAKLETLVSTIADGAILLDPNLQLLLVNPTARRMLGWEGRDAIGANVLDLFPSELKEQLSEPLHQLASGHVLKSENAELANDLPPAENFDRLSLGDSSTSPEEFRLTIAQPTRRTVRIFLTQVLDRHSEAIKGIAMTLQDVTREAQLNEAKSQFISNVSHELRTPLFNIKSFIETLCEFGNDLTENERREFLETANHETDRLTRLVNDVLDLSRLESSKTYHLDAVDIAQIIEQTLRTYQLNAKDKGLEIIQEVEPNLPPVLGHYDLLLQVITNLVGNSLKFTEAGGKISIRAYKFDRADRKSQVRVEVSDTGIGIDPEDREAIFERFFRVENRVHTLEGTGLGLSIVKNIIEKHHSKVHLISEVGVGTTFWFDLCIYQEPEQA
- the recQ gene encoding DNA helicase RecQ, which codes for MSQFPSLEAALKHFFGYEHFRPGQRKIVEEALQNRDLLVIMPTGGGKSLCFQLPALLKPGLTVVVSPLIALMQDRVDALQDNGIGATFLNSSLTFPEVRSRETAILDGKIKLLYVAPERLLSERFRNFLDLAATKISITAFAIDEAHCVSEWGHDFRPEYRQLIQLRQRYPHVPMFALTATATKRVQEDIIQQLGLRQPGIHLASFNRPNIYYEVQPKERRSYNQLLKLIRTQQGSGIVYCLSRRNVDEIAFRLQKDGISTVPYHAGITDEARTLNQTRFIRDDVKVIVATIAFGMGIDKPDVRFVIHYDLPRNLESYYQESGRAGRDGEPANCTLFLSLGDFKRIEYIIDQKSDPQEQRIARQQLRQVINYAEGTECRRTIILRYFGERFPGNCASCDNCRNPKPIEDWTIEAQKFLSCVARTQERFGMMHIIDVLRGSSKRKIEEYGHHLLSTYGIGKGKTVEEWKMLGRSLIHQGLVDETTDGYPVLKLNKRSWEILRKMRSVQIAVTAPSNSKVLESYNPRAAEVEILLERLKQLRKQIADLHSLPPYVIFSDYSLKLMAQMQPKTLQEFAKISGVGAHKLERYGEQFVSEIRAFYQEQKLPVSLPSNSQKMTLQLYQQGLSVEEIAQRRGFTISTIYTHLCELIETNQPIDINDFVVPAKQELIIQAIQTKGADSLKSLKEVLGESFGYEEIKLVRAWWRSEK
- a CDS encoding glycosyltransferase, with product MTKLSFCAIVNNEEASLPKCLESIKNVVDEIIVMDTGSTDKTVEIAKEFGAKVLHYNWQNNFSAARNEALKHVRGEWVLVLDADEVLSSKIVPQMRQAMEDRDAIVINLIRQEVGAAQSPYSLVSRLFRNHPEVKFTRPYHSIVDDSVAQLLKKEPHWKVIDLTSVAIVHYGYTPEAIASLDKYNRARKLMEEFFAVYPNDPYICNKLGGLYLQIGKEKEGIKLLKQGLKSNQADAHILFELHYHLGNAYARQKKQLKQAAKHYQKAIEQPILPILKIGAYNNFGSLLKEVGDLQNAQKAYEIVVKIDPNFALGYYNLGTTLKAMGQFPEAIAAYQSAIKLNPNYAFAYQNLGIALLKVGNFSESMEAFKKAISLHESQNPQEAARLRQGLREMGIRNIESNQ
- a CDS encoding hybrid sensor histidine kinase/response regulator; amino-acid sequence: MSKQIAKSLEKIPLRLLLLVPFVLQIFAAVGLTGYLSLQNGQKAVNDLASQLQREISSRIDQHLDSYLKTPRAINQINVDAVRLGLLNLGDIKKTGHYFWKQMQAFEDVGYISYVLTTGEYTGAGRWMEGKGVTIDEVSADTKWKNYTYATDSQGNRTEVVFTSDYKPLTESWYTDTVRAGKPIWSQVFPWSDVPDILSISVSYPIYDYAKKLKGVLSVDFRLTGIGDFLRNLAVTPSAKIFILERNGLVLASSSPEKPYKMVNGKAQRLNVLESKDPLIRATADYLRKHFGSFNEIQNSQQLEFMLDGKRQFVRVTPWRDELGLDWLVAIAVPESDFMAQINANTRTTILLCLGALAIATVLGIYTSRWISRPLLRLSQASQAIASGQLDRQVKVEGVSELRILARSFNQMAKQLRDSFVALQKTNAELETRVEQRTAQFKKAVQAAMKAASESATAKQAAEVANRAKGEFLANISHELRTPLNSVIGYANILMNDRALSPQQAKRAKIIQRSGTYLLTLISDILDFSKAEASKLELEPTDFHLPSFLEEICGIFEMRAQEKKLLFQCQMTGDIPTGVRADEKRLRQVLINLLGNAVKFTDKGQILLKVSEIGTNYRSNFIPHKQIRFEVVDTGVGISPSHLETIFQPFEQVGDRDRKRGGTGLGLAISKQLLELMGSQLQVSSQLQQGSTFWFDLALPVVEIALETQPKGRIKGYQGKPRRILVVGDRQENRSLLLSLLKPLGFEVMMAKNGEQGLTIARQLKPNLILTDIMMSVKTGLTMTREIREIPEIKDVPIIAISASLIEMMEETCLRAGCNAFLSKPIDQQQLLSLLKEYLHLEWIYEGEY
- a CDS encoding geranylgeranylglycerol-phosphate geranylgeranyltransferase, yielding MLNTPSSSDSISGTSQFCAFAELFRLPVSVVAALAGCATTYALNSALPLQLYLLTAGVLFCMTAAACAINDYWDLNKDRINHPNRPLPSGRLSIEQAWWAAVVLFTCALIAAIPLGLYSFILVAVSIILLWNYSHLLTYSGILGNVLVATIIAFLILLGSLVAGKPFAMSYPLGFLFCYALARELIWDVHDAKGDRDYGIITVANRWGEQTAFSIAWGLIGVLSASIPVALIGLPMAHPLLFAAFSSVMLLIFGTTLFPYQQQPSERTYERFVFWERIGMLLGVLGLLGAAPPF